The genome window TGCGTCTCTACCAAACACTTCAGTGGCTACTTGCCCAGTGAGGGCCATCACAGGGGAGGAATCCATGTAGGCGTTCGCTATCCCAGTCACCAGATTCGTGGCCCCGGGTCCGGATGTGGCCACCATGACTCCGGGCTTCCTCGCAATTCTCCCGTATGCATCTGCTGCGTGGGCCGCTCCCTGCTCGTGCTTGAACATGACAACCTCAATCTCGTCTCTGTACGGGTAAAGGGCATCATAGAGAGGCATTATGGAGCCGCCAATCACACCCATTAGGGTGTTCACACCTAATTCCGGTAAAAGAGACGCAATCGCGTCAACGACGCGATCACTCACTGGAGACCTGCTAGTTGGATCAACAATCCCACCCTATAGAGGTTTGGGCTCCGAACCTCGTGTAAATATAAAGATTACTACTCAGCAACACATGAGCTGCTGCATCTTCGAGATACAAGGTATATCCTCCAGCTTTATACAATGAAATCACATTTACGAATGATGAGAGTAAGGGCCCTGATTCTCACGATTATTGGAATTTAAGGACGAAACTAATCTCTCATTTAGCAGATATCTCGTTTCTCCTTTGACAGGAGTGACAGAGCATCTGAACGCAGCTCACTTATTCTCTCGCTGAGGAAATCTAGATGTGAGACGAGCCTCCTCACTAACTCGTCTGGGCCACTCAACAGCTTAAGCGCGATTATCTGGCTCTCCATGAACCCTAGTATGGATGGTATGGCTCTAGACATCAAACTATCCGCTCTCTCCACCAGGTACTCAATTCCCTTCCTAGTTATGCTGTAGATGACTCTCTTCCTGCCCTTTATACTCTCCTCCTTCGCCGTCACCAACCCCTCCTTTACCAGCTCATTCAGGGTGGGACAAAGCGATCCGAGGGCGGGGACCCACTCACCGCCAGTTATCCTCTCGATCTCCTTTATCATCGCGTAACCGTGCATCGGCCCCTTCACCAGCATAGCTAGGACGGATATCCGCAGCCAGCCGCTCACTCTCTGCCTCCTCGCCATTCTATACTCCTCGATATATCGCTCATCGCGCGGTCAGACCACTCTTCCTTCCAAGCCTGCTCAAGCTTCCCAAGTGGAAATCCGCCAAGAAGACCCTAATGTGATCCCCATTCTTTTCACCTTGGATTTTTTTAAATCGCGGCTTCCAGAGGGGAATAGGCAGGAAAAATAGGGTAAGTTCAGATCTGGATGCCGAAGCCTTTTAAGATGAATCTAAGAGATACATAGAGAAATATTAGGCCAAAGAGAAGCTTTATCGCCCAAGATGGGGTCTTAGGCACCAGTTTAGCGCCTCCTTGAGCACCTATCGCGGTCCCTAGCCCTAGCAGCATGGCTGCGTACAGATCTACGTGGCCAGCTACCATCTTGAAACCTGCAGAGATCACGCTCATGGCTATGAATGATGCTAGGGAAGTGCCCACTGCTATCTTAACCGGGGATTTCAACAGGTATATGAAGGACGGGACCAGTGCGTAGCCTCCGCCCAACCCGACGATGCCGGTCAATATACCTATCAAGAAGCCCAACACCCCCTTTTGAGCATCGGATCCCGGGATTCTCTTCTCCGACACCGTCGAGGTGGGTGAGACCCTTCTAACCCCTTCATAGATCATCCTAAACGATGTGTAGACGAAGGCCAGACCTATTACCACGTTAAGTACGCTCGCTCTTTCCACCAAATACTCAAAGGCCATAGATCCAGCTAGAGCGCCGATTCCTCCGCTGATCGTGATAACAGCGGCTGTCCCGTAGTCGACGTTCTTCATTCTTATATGGGCTATGCTACCGGATACCGCCGTTATAATCACTGCAGTAATCGTCGTTCCTATCGCAGCTGGAAGCTCGTAGTTGAACAGGAAGTACAGGGCTGGAAGCATGATTGAGCAGCCTCCTATCCCTAGAAGACCACCCACAACCCCAGCCAGTAGTCCGAAGAGGAATATGACCACGGAGGAGAGCGGATCCATTTCATGCACCGGATTCAATCTAAAACGCATTTTATAAGAATGATGTTTCATATTGAAACATATGAGATCGAGGATTCTAGACGATAGGGATCTGAGGATACTCACTCTCTTATCAGAAAATCCGAGGATACCGCTCAGCTCGCTGGCCAAGTTGCTGGGAATATCTCACACGGCAATCAGCAGGAGATTGAGGAGGTTAACGGATTCTGGTATCCTCAGGCAGGCTGTCACCTTGAATTTCGATAAGTTACGTTTCAAAATAGCGATCATGCTCTTGGAAGTTGATACCATTAAGAATCTAAGGGAGATAGCGAGAAGGTTTGAGGACTGCCCGAGACTAATCCATCTATTTCAGGGGAGGGGTTCCCTTAACTTGATCGCGGTCATGGCCGCGGAGAACGAGGAGGTCCTGAACTCAATAACGGGTACTTGCATGATCAGGACCTACAAGGGGGTGAGGAGGAGCGAGATAGTGGAAATAGCGGAGCCACTAGTGAACCCCTACCTCCCAATAGAGGTGCCCCGGATGGATATGGAATCGGCTCCTTGCGGTGCGGAATGCTCCTCATGTCCGAGGTATGTAGAGGAATCGTGCCTCGGATGTCCCAGCTTCGTGGGATACAGGAAGGTTGCTTTCGCCTACCGTGACGGAGATGGAATCTAATCCATCATTTTATCTTGGGAACCCCTTTATAACGCGACACCGGATCCTCCGGCTATGGTGAGACTCCTCAAGCTCTGGGGGCTTACGGGCCTTAGTTCCCTTGCCGTAGCTCTGACCACCATATTCGTATGCTGGTACATGAATCCTTGGTTCGACTTCTGGAGGGATGCGTTCAGCGATTTCGGGGTCTCTAGAGCCTGCTGTCCGTGGCTCTACAATTATGGGCTGATTGCTTCCGCGTTTCTTCTTTTGATTTACTCCCTGTTCATACTCAGAGCTTCCAAGAGCAAGTTGGAATCCTTCTCAAGCGGTCTCCTCTTCACAGCTTCCATCTTCTTGGCTCTAATAGGGGTGTTCCCCGGAGGGACGAGGCCTCACACTTTTATATCTACATGGTTCTTCGTCCAAGCGTTCATGGGTCTGACCGTCTTGGGCATAGCCCTTCTCGTTGATGGACATGCCAAGGGGATTTTCGTGGCCCTCCTATCTGGCTCGGCACCTATCCTGGCCATATTAGTAGATTTGACGGTAAGATGGCCCTCAGCTGCTGTTGCTGAGGCCGCTGGGATCCTTATAATCGGAATGTCCGTCTTCACGATTACTCCTCATTACTTGAACATCACGGAAGAAAAATGAGTGCCCCTTTCACAGAGGCCTACCAGGCTCTTTCTCCGGGGACAACTCACATCCGAATCCGATTAGGTTCCTTAGGATAACTCAAAGAGAAATAGATAATTCAACTCTCTGCTGGTGAGATGGACTAGACATGAATCAGCTATCATCCTAAGAGTAGAACCAGGATGCGTCTGCGTTTCAGAATTATCGAAATGGGTATTAGTGATGAACCACTTCTGGCTATCGCGGGGGCATATGGGTAAGAGGACCATTATTACAATCCTCTTCGCCCCATTCATGCTCAATTTGATCGCTTCGTTTCTTTTATACTCAATGGTACCACGTCATCTCTGGATTTTGAACCCGGAAGAAGCTATGAAAGAGCTTTACGTCCTCATATGGAGCTATCAATCCCTCTTCATGATAATGATTCAAGCTTCCTTCGGGCTAGCCCTGTTCACCAAGACTAGAGTAGCATACGACCTGAGGAGAGAAGATGTATTGCTGATCGCTTCATTGATACTGGCAGCAGAGCTCCTGTTCTTCATGGAGAACTCCATTCAGCCTTACGGATACGAGTGGTTCCTAGATGTGATAAGCAGGATCCCCGCTTGGGCCAAGTACATGAATTTCCTAGTAGCTCCATTTACCGCTGGCATATTCGAGGAGATCATATGGAGGGGGTTTGGAATAGAGAGCTTAAGAAGATTCACTTCAGAGGTAAAAGCTATCCTAATCCAAGCCATAGCCTTTGCGCTGTGGCACATATCCCCTATACACGTGATCTTCGTGTTCTTCATAGGTCTGGCTTACGGCTTTGCTTTCGTGAAGAGAAGGAGCTTGGCCCCTCTGATAATCGCTCACATTCTGACGGACTTGATAGGGTTCTCCGTGTTCCTCTTAGCATGAAAGATGCTTGGTGAATGAGTACCCACTCCCATCAAAGGGGTTAATAACATCCCCCTAGCGAGTACGGAAGATGCCAGATGACTGAACCCACCTCACAGTCCCATGACTCATTTCCAGAGATGGAATGATCTTAAATCCTTTCTCATTACCCTCTTGGTCTCACGTAAAAACGGAAACCACCTTGCAAGCTAATTTCTCCTTGGCTCTTACTAAAGAACCGAGCTCTCTTTCTCTGTTCAGAATCTCCCGGAACCAGCTCCCAAGTTACTTGCAGGCATCTATCGATCCTCCCCGCTCGATCCGTTAGGATGAAGTCCACTCTCCTTTGGAATCCTCCCAATAAAACAGGTTCTCTCCTTCCCTATATCCCATCCTCCTGAGCTCGAGGAATACCAAATCCTCCAAAAGCCTTCCTCTACCAACCTTACCCATGTATAAACCATTATCAACTTAGGTATATCTTTGGGACGCTTCCCAAAACCATATTATACGTGGGAGAGTACTTTGGAAGAGTGAAAACGACCATAGCATCCTTTAAGTACTCTAAATATTGGTAGTCTTACTTATCTTGATTCCCATCGACTTAAGGTAACGGTACAGCGCATGTATCGATAGCTTTGTAGAGGATCTAATAGCATTCAGTAGTACCCTGAGGCCCTAATATTCCTTACCCTCCACCTCTCCACAATATCTCTAGCGACCGTCACTTCCCATATCTCTCTGAGTATCTTTTCCCTCTGCTTCGGCTCTAGTACGGCTTCCGGGTAGCCCCCATTCCATATATTCCCTAATGAGTGATAGGATCTTTGATTTCATTGAGGACGAAACTGGCTCCCTTATCTTCATCTCAAATCCCTTAGCTGCTAGGAACCCCCTGAAAGAGAAAGGAAAGACCTTCACTGTTACGGATCTTCCTCTGAGATGAGTTGCCACCTCGAGCGAGAGGAGTTTCGAGGAGGACCCAGTAACGACCCTACCCCTATCGAGGAGGTTCCCTACTGCCCTCTCCCATCCTTCAACACTTTGGACTTTATCTAGGAGAATCCAACAGGGGGTTGAGATTAGGATAAAGCTCCAAATGGAGGAGATATAGCTCAACTATGTCCTTCCACGTCGATTCGCTTAATCTATAATCCTCTAAGTTTACGTAGAGTATGGCCTCCCTAGGGTTCTCCTTGGAAGTCAGAGATCGCCTGAAATATAAGGGTGGATTTTTCCAGCTCTTCTAGGGCCTACGACTGTTGTAGCCATATTCACACTCATTCTAAAGGTGCAAGGAGGCTTCTCTTCTCACCATATCAGGCGGCCTTAGTTCGATATAATCCGCCAATGCTTCCTCTAAGACCGATCTGCTGACCATAACTATGTCCCTACATAGAGGGAAATTACCACGAGATCTTTCACTACATAGAGAGAAATACAGGGTGGGTAATGCAGCTA of Thermoproteota archaeon contains these proteins:
- a CDS encoding PadR family transcriptional regulator gives rise to the protein MARRQRVSGWLRISVLAMLVKGPMHGYAMIKEIERITGGEWVPALGSLCPTLNELVKEGLVTAKEESIKGRKRVIYSITRKGIEYLVERADSLMSRAIPSILGFMESQIIALKLLSGPDELVRRLVSHLDFLSERISELRSDALSLLSKEKRDIC
- a CDS encoding sulfite exporter TauE/SafE family protein; protein product: MDPLSSVVIFLFGLLAGVVGGLLGIGGCSIMLPALYFLFNYELPAAIGTTITAVIITAVSGSIAHIRMKNVDYGTAAVITISGGIGALAGSMAFEYLVERASVLNVVIGLAFVYTSFRMIYEGVRRVSPTSTVSEKRIPGSDAQKGVLGFLIGILTGIVGLGGGYALVPSFIYLLKSPVKIAVGTSLASFIAMSVISAGFKMVAGHVDLYAAMLLGLGTAIGAQGGAKLVPKTPSWAIKLLFGLIFLYVSLRFILKGFGIQI
- a CDS encoding winged helix-turn-helix transcriptional regulator translates to MRSRILDDRDLRILTLLSENPRIPLSSLAKLLGISHTAISRRLRRLTDSGILRQAVTLNFDKLRFKIAIMLLEVDTIKNLREIARRFEDCPRLIHLFQGRGSLNLIAVMAAENEEVLNSITGTCMIRTYKGVRRSEIVEIAEPLVNPYLPIEVPRMDMESAPCGAECSSCPRYVEESCLGCPSFVGYRKVAFAYRDGDGI
- a CDS encoding DUF998 domain-containing protein: MVRLLKLWGLTGLSSLAVALTTIFVCWYMNPWFDFWRDAFSDFGVSRACCPWLYNYGLIASAFLLLIYSLFILRASKSKLESFSSGLLFTASIFLALIGVFPGGTRPHTFISTWFFVQAFMGLTVLGIALLVDGHAKGIFVALLSGSAPILAILVDLTVRWPSAAVAEAAGILIIGMSVFTITPHYLNITEEK
- a CDS encoding CPBP family intramembrane metalloprotease codes for the protein MKELYVLIWSYQSLFMIMIQASFGLALFTKTRVAYDLRREDVLLIASLILAAELLFFMENSIQPYGYEWFLDVISRIPAWAKYMNFLVAPFTAGIFEEIIWRGFGIESLRRFTSEVKAILIQAIAFALWHISPIHVIFVFFIGLAYGFAFVKRRSLAPLIIAHILTDLIGFSVFLLA